A stretch of DNA from Vallitalea longa:
CAGCAACATTATTACTGGTTAGTGTGATGGGGGTATTCGCTAATGGAGTATTAAAAGATATTACTGCCCAGTTATCATATGAGATAAAAACAAAATTTAACGGTGAAGAAGTCAATTTGACTGATACTGATGGTAATGAGCTGGAACCGATATTATATAATGGAAGAACTTATTTGCCTGTACGTTCATTATGCGAAAAAATAGATATTAATCTGGATTGGGAAAATGAAACCAAGACTATTTTGCTTTCTACAAAATCTTCTGAATTACCTTTAGAAGAACAAATAGTCGCTACTATTAATAGTGATACTGAAATTTATCTTGGAGAAGTTAATTTATATTTGTTAGAGATGAAAAATAACTTGGAAGCAATGTTTGGACCTAATGTTTGGGAACAAAACTTGGAAGATGGACAATCAATAAAAGAGATGGCTGAAAATGATGCATTAGAATCGGCTAGAAATTCTAATGTTGCAGCTATGATAGCTAAGGAAAAGGGAATTAAATTAACTGATAGTGAAATGGCTGTAATAAATGAAACAGCTCAAAATTATATGAGTAACTATAATGAAGAAGCTTCAAAAATAAATGGTATCAATTCATCTACAGTTAAAATAACATTAATAAATCAAAAACTTTTAGAGAAACTATATAGTAAAGAAATGGATAACTATAAAATAGATGAAGAAACTCTTAATACGGCATTAAATCTAAACACTGAATACAAAGGTTATCAAGACAACGGTTATGAATATTATGGCGTCAAAGCGAAAGTAAAACATATATTATTTAGTACTTTAGATGATAATAATAAGAATCTGACTGAGGAACAAAAAGCTGAGGTTGAAAAACAAGCAGAAAAAATCTTAGCCAAAGCTAAGAAAGGTGAAGATTTTGCTGAATTAGCAAAAGAATATTCACAAGATTTTGCTTCAAAAGATAATGGAGGAGAATATACATTTGCAAGAGGTCAAATGGTTCCAGAATTCGAAGAAGCGTCATTTAGTATGAAGCCTGGTGAAATAAAATTGATAGAAACAATGTATGGATATCATATAATCAAATTAGAAGAGATTATTGAAGCAACAAGTGATGATATAGAGAAGGTAAAAGCTAAAGAACAGGCGATTATTGAAATGATAACAAATAATGTTAAAATACAGGAATTCAATAAAAAAATAGAAAAATGGGTATTAGATTATAAAATAGAAATAAATAATGAAATATGGGATAAAGTTGATGTTGTTCAACTGGAAATGTAGTATATAGCATCCATTAGGATGCTCTTTCTTTATCTTATAAGAAAGTCTTACTTTCAAGCATTATGTAGATATATCCATATAAGTTGAGTTAATTAGAAAGCTCTTTATTTTTTAGTCTAGATAGTAAGTTTAATCAATATTTTCAGGAAAAAATTATTATATAAAATTCTTTAATAGATTTTCGAACCTTTTACTATCTCAAGCGTAGTAATATATGTAGACATAATAATACAGGTTGAATGAGGGTGGAAAATTGGATGAAAAAATAATAATAGAAAGATGTAGAAACGGATGCAATGAGTATTTTGAGATATTAATCAAAAAATATGAAAATATGTTATATAAGTATTGTTTTTATCTCACTGGATCGAAAGAAGAAGGAAATGACCTTTTTCAAGAGACATGGTTAAAAGCCTTCACTAAAATTAAAACATATTCGGATGATTATTCATTTAAAAATTGGTTGTTATCTATTGCATCCAACACCTACAAGGACTGGTATCGTAAACAAAAGCGGTGGTCTAAAAAAATAAAAAGTTATTTTAAATCTGATAGAATGGACAAAGAAATGGAATCTATACCCTCTAATCAGAATTTGCCAGAAGAAGAGTATATCACTAAGGACATATCTAATGAATTAAAAGAACTAGTGATAAAGCTAAAAACTCATTACAAAGAAGTCATAATCCTGTATTATTTTGAAGAGAAGTCTATAAAAGAAATAAGTTTCATATTAAGTATTCCAGAAGGAACAGTAAAATCCAGATTGAGCCAAGCTAAAAAAATATTAAAGCAAAGAATGGAGGTGAAACAATGAACCAGAAGACAGTCAAAACAGGAAGAATAGATATAGATATAGAGAAAGAACTAAAAAGTTTAGGGAGACAAGAAATAACTGTACCAAAGGGATTATCACAGACAACATATGAGACAATTAAAGAAAAACATGATGATGTAGATAGGGCTATTCCATGGGTAATGGCATTTATAATAGCATTTAATTTTTTAATAACAGTTGCAGCTATTATAGGTATAGGTTTCGGTCTATCTCTTAATATTTATCAATGGCTCATTGTTTTATCTAGTACTATAGCTGTGAATACAATAATATTAATTGTAACTATAATTTTTAAAGACGATATCATTAAACAAATATCAAGATTAACATAAAAATAGGGAGGTCATTATATGTATGAAAAAAGTAAATTTAAAGTTATATTTTGGGTTATCACTTGTATTATAATAGCAGGTATTACAGGGCTTGGAGTTCTGATGGGCCTTAGCAGTTTAATTACTGAGAGAGATGTTATGCCAATGATGATAATGGGTATATTTTTATTAATTATAGTACTTGTCATAATATTAGCAGGTATAACAGTCTATAAAGATGCTAAGAAGTTACAGCTAGATCCATGGATGTGGATATTAATTGTAATGTATGTGCCTTATTTTATAGGATTAATCATTTATCTTGTAGTTAGAAGTAATGAGAAAAAAAGGGTCAGGTGTGTTCATTGTGGAAACCCAGTAGAATCTGATTATAATATTTGCCCACATTGCGGACACGAACTTGCGAAGGTGTGCAGTAACTGCGGAAAATACGTTAACAAACAATTTAATATATGCCCATATTGTGGTAAAGATTTATAAATAATAAAAATCCATGTAGTCATTATTCGGCTATATGGATTTTTTTAAATCTGGTTTAACATGTCCAAAATATATATAAATATTAAGAGGTGAGTTTGGATTATGTTATCAATCGTCTATAGTTAGTGATGTGCATTTCTTATCGCCGAAATAAGGAATTATCTGTTTATATGGTGGAGGTGGCAGCTTAGGATTTTTGCTAACTCGTATTGGATAATCTATCTGTGAAAGATTAATATCATATTGTTTCTTTAATTGTTCTACGACTATTTGTCCTATTTGTCTACCTAATCTTAAACCTTCTGTTAGGTCAACGGGGTAATGAACCCCACCATAGAGTCTTGATATTGCACATTGCTTAGCTAAATCATTAAGCCTTTCTTTATCCGCTTCAAAAAAATAGCTTAATACTACCTCAGCACAACCTGCTATCGTTGCATGTCCTGCTGGATAACTTGGATGTCTTGGTGTACATAAGAAAGTTCTTAATCTCTGGTCGTATTGGTTAGGCCTTGGTATTTGCCATTTAAATTTGAAATGCCACGCAATAGCAAAGGCATCATTCAGCGCTCCTTGTAAAGCTGCAAGTATTCTAGCCGCTCTTGGTGCTGAGATGTTATACGTAGTAATCAGTATATCAGCTATAGGAGTAAATTGCTTGGTTGCAGGACCTGTTCCCCAGTAGGTTGCTACTTTTTTCTGGAATTCTGTCAAATGTGCAAGAGTTTTCTTAACAATACATAGTTGTTTTCCTTGGAAATCAATACCTTGGTCAGGACTTCTTATTTCAAAAGCTACTACATTACCTTCAGGATCTAGAAATCTTCCTTCCTCATCTCTGCCGAAAAAGTATGTAGGCCATGAACTTGCATAAGGTTCTTCTTTGGTTGGAACTCTATTTTCTCCTGCATATGAAAGCTGTTCCCATTTGCCAGGTACATTAACCTTTTGTGTACATGTTTTCGTCATGTCATATATCACCACCTTTTAAAAACTTGTCCATTATCTGGACAAAGTTATCTCTTGGTATATTCTATGTTCTGATAGGAGTATTTGTTACTATTGCATATACTTTAATAAACTGATAACAAAAATAATATTTAGTGAAATATTAGACAAAATATGATATAATCTTTATTATATTTCATCCTTAGCAACGATAAATTTAGCATATTAATTTATTGGTGAACGATACTGAAAGAAAGAGTAAAGGGGGAATTAATCATGTGGGAAAATAAAATATTTACAGATAAACCAAACTTAGATTTTTACATCGTCAGCGAGCAGTGGTGTTAACGCGATTACAGGTATGTTTATTTAGATAATAGCATAGTCACATCAATTCAGAATTAAATAACAGTGTATGCAGGAGGAAGCAAGATGAAGAGCAGTAAGAGTGAAATCAAAAAAGCAGTTATTATCGGCGTATTAATAGGCATACCGATAATGATAGGTATAATAATCGGCAATTATTTATTACATATGAATGATATAGACTTAAATAAATTACCTTGTATTACAGCTACAGAGCTATTTAAAACTAACGAGAGATATGTTGGTGAATTAGTTATCGTGTATGGAGAAGTAGAGCAGAAAGAAGATTATAACATCGTGTTAAAACACGGAGCAGATTCTTTAATCTCGTGTGGTTTTAATGATGACGCTGAGACAATAGAAGATATAACAGTTGGCAACATGGTTTATATAGTGGGAAAATGCAAGGGTAAGCTCGGTTTAGTAGTCATGACAAATTGCAAACGAATTGAGCCTAAGAAATAACAGCGTATTAATACATGGATCGCACTTTTGGAAAAATGTAAAATTGTCTCCAACGAGCGCTACGATAAGTTGTGTTATTATATTAAAATAATTTTAAATGCACGCTACAGTATACAGCGGTTAGCTAGAAAATAAAAATTATGTTAAATGATGGTGATAATATGAGAATCGGGAAATTCGCAGAATATAACAAAGTCACTAAAGATACGATAAGACATTATATGGATATGGGATTAATAATACCTGAGAAAAAATCAGGTAAGTATCATTTTAATGAAAGATGTCAAAAGAATCTAGAGCAGGTATTAGCTTTAAAAAGCATGGATTTCTCATTGAATGACATAAAAAATATATTCAGAATGCAATTATTAGGCAAATACTCAGATTATGAAAAAGATGAATACTATAGAAAATTGTTTTTAGATAAACGCAAAACCGTAGAAGAGCAAATTGTTTATTATACCAATGTTAAAGGAAGGTTAAATAATGAGATAAAAAAAATAGCACTTACGAGAAATAAGACTGATAATATTATTGGTATCAATATAGAATGTCTAGAAATGTTTACATGCTTAAAATGCCGTAGTGATTTAATACTATATGATGGACGAGTTAATAATAATCAAATAATTGAAGGAAAACTAAGATGTAAATGTGGTGAAGAATATATTATAAAAGATGGTATTTTAATTACAGATGATAACATGGTAAACTATTATGATGAAGATCAGTATTGTATTAGTGATTTCATTAACAATACAGATACTGAGTTCATAAATAATTTATATAAAGGTATAGAATCATGGCATCAAAAAATCAAATGGAGTGATTTTAGCAATAAAGTTATTCTGGAATTGGGAACAGGCTATGGATTTGTATTAAGAAATATCCTTGACGATTTATCAGATGATACTATTTATATTGCTGTTGATCATGATTTGACCATGCAAAAATATCTAAAAAAGATGTTGGAAAGTGCGAATTGTAGTAAAAATATAATATTCCTCTGTTGTGACTTTTCACATATACCTATAAAAAATGAATCGGTTGATATTCTTATGGATATAACAGGTACAAGTAATTATAGTTTTAATGATACAAGGTTTTTGTTAGAGATAATTGATAGGTATGTTAAAAAAGAAGCATATCTCATGGGGGCTTATATCTTATTTAAGAATTTTAGTGAAAGAAGTTCTATTGATAAAACATATAGAAAAAATTTCATGATAGATAATATTATTAAGGGTATTAATGATTTAGGCTACAAAAAGATAACCGAAGATTATATATATGATTATATTAAAAAGGCTGATAAATACGAAAACTATTTTACAAAAGGTGAAAAAGTCTATTTATATACATTTCATGGTAAAAGATAAGATGGGGTTAACCCTATCTTATATAATAATTCTTTTGAAATCAGGCATAATTAATGTATTGACATTGGCTTAACTCCTTTAAATATAATAACTATATTATTTAATATAAACAGGAGGATATACATATGTTTAAAAAAATAACTAACGTATTTTCACAGTATAGGGGCTTGTCTAGATCAGCTTATGTTATATTTTATGCCAGAATAATTACTAATATGGGTGCATTCATATGGCCTTTGTTGACTTTACTATTAAAAAGGAAAATGGGCTATTCAGAGTTGACTATAGGGTATATTTCATTAGGGATAGGCTCTATTTTTGTTGTTGCCAATATAATCGGAGGAAAACTGGCGGATAGATTTAATCGTAAGAAGTTAATAGTCATATTTGACCTGATAAGTGTATCGTTTTTCATATCCTGTGCTTTTGTAGAACCAGGTACCATAATGGTTGTACTGTTTTCTATAGCAGGAATTTTCGCTAATATTGAAAACCCATCTTTTGAAGCATTGATAGCAGATATATCTAAATCCAAAGATAGAGAAAAAGTATACTCGCTATCTTATTTGGGACATAAT
This window harbors:
- a CDS encoding zinc ribbon domain-containing protein — protein: MYEKSKFKVIFWVITCIIIAGITGLGVLMGLSSLITERDVMPMMIMGIFLLIIVLVIILAGITVYKDAKKLQLDPWMWILIVMYVPYFIGLIIYLVVRSNEKKRVRCVHCGNPVESDYNICPHCGHELAKVCSNCGKYVNKQFNICPYCGKDL
- a CDS encoding MerR family transcriptional regulator, whose amino-acid sequence is MLNDGDNMRIGKFAEYNKVTKDTIRHYMDMGLIIPEKKSGKYHFNERCQKNLEQVLALKSMDFSLNDIKNIFRMQLLGKYSDYEKDEYYRKLFLDKRKTVEEQIVYYTNVKGRLNNEIKKIALTRNKTDNIIGINIECLEMFTCLKCRSDLILYDGRVNNNQIIEGKLRCKCGEEYIIKDGILITDDNMVNYYDEDQYCISDFINNTDTEFINNLYKGIESWHQKIKWSDFSNKVILELGTGYGFVLRNILDDLSDDTIYIAVDHDLTMQKYLKKMLESANCSKNIIFLCCDFSHIPIKNESVDILMDITGTSNYSFNDTRFLLEIIDRYVKKEAYLMGAYILFKNFSERSSIDKTYRKNFMIDNIIKGINDLGYKKITEDYIYDYIKKADKYENYFTKGEKVYLYTFHGKR
- a CDS encoding vanadium-dependent haloperoxidase, which gives rise to MTKTCTQKVNVPGKWEQLSYAGENRVPTKEEPYASSWPTYFFGRDEEGRFLDPEGNVVAFEIRSPDQGIDFQGKQLCIVKKTLAHLTEFQKKVATYWGTGPATKQFTPIADILITTYNISAPRAARILAALQGALNDAFAIAWHFKFKWQIPRPNQYDQRLRTFLCTPRHPSYPAGHATIAGCAEVVLSYFFEADKERLNDLAKQCAISRLYGGVHYPVDLTEGLRLGRQIGQIVVEQLKKQYDINLSQIDYPIRVSKNPKLPPPPYKQIIPYFGDKKCTSLTIDD
- a CDS encoding RNA polymerase sigma factor, which gives rise to MDEKIIIERCRNGCNEYFEILIKKYENMLYKYCFYLTGSKEEGNDLFQETWLKAFTKIKTYSDDYSFKNWLLSIASNTYKDWYRKQKRWSKKIKSYFKSDRMDKEMESIPSNQNLPEEEYITKDISNELKELVIKLKTHYKEVIILYYFEEKSIKEISFILSIPEGTVKSRLSQAKKILKQRMEVKQ
- a CDS encoding peptidylprolyl isomerase, whose protein sequence is MKKFKNFIMGFITATLLLVSVMGVFANGVLKDITAQLSYEIKTKFNGEEVNLTDTDGNELEPILYNGRTYLPVRSLCEKIDINLDWENETKTILLSTKSSELPLEEQIVATINSDTEIYLGEVNLYLLEMKNNLEAMFGPNVWEQNLEDGQSIKEMAENDALESARNSNVAAMIAKEKGIKLTDSEMAVINETAQNYMSNYNEEASKINGINSSTVKITLINQKLLEKLYSKEMDNYKIDEETLNTALNLNTEYKGYQDNGYEYYGVKAKVKHILFSTLDDNNKNLTEEQKAEVEKQAEKILAKAKKGEDFAELAKEYSQDFASKDNGGEYTFARGQMVPEFEEASFSMKPGEIKLIETMYGYHIIKLEEIIEATSDDIEKVKAKEQAIIEMITNNVKIQEFNKKIEKWVLDYKIEINNEIWDKVDVVQLEM